One part of the Pecten maximus chromosome 9, xPecMax1.1, whole genome shotgun sequence genome encodes these proteins:
- the LOC117333883 gene encoding mucin-2-like, translating to MYTYVYESARTNTKEVLKDIAPAILHQPRPLSPEHEPTTARQGPDHEATAPGQDPHERPRPGQDPTTRPTATRPGPDHEATETPAGQTTRPTATPARTATSQRHRQDPSTRPTTTPARTRPRVRRATPDTDHDPGTQDQIHEAATTPARTTTTRPAGDPGPGPDPAPTTTPWPGTRHECQGDLPDPTTGQTETPGQDAVNTRPTTAHCQDPTTRGLRRPRARTSDHEAGRRTDSVWPHGANGDPGQTSTTRPTATFGRDPNHEVLTRTTAIIDHAATDPLQERPSRPTGPETAQAQSCP from the exons ATGTACACATACGTGTATGAAAGTGCTCGCACAAACACAAAAGAGGTTCTAAAAGACATCG CCCCTGCGATCCTACACCAACCACGACCCCTCAGTCCCGAGCACGAGCCTACCACGGCCCGGCAAGGACCAGACCACGAGGCAACGGCACCCGGCCAGGACCCACACGAGCGACCACGACCCGGCCAGGACCCGACCACGAGGCCAACGGCGACACGGCCAGGACCCGACCACGAGGCAACGGAGACCCCGGCAGGACAGACCACGAGGCCAACGGCGACACCGGCCAGGACCGCCACGAGCCAACGGCACCGGCAGGACCCGAGCACGAGGCCGACCACGACCCCGGCCAGGACCCGACCACGAGTCCGACGGGCGACCCCGGACACCGACCACGACCCCGGGACTCAGGACCAGATCCACGAGGCCGCCACGACCCCGGCAAGGACTACGACCACGAGGCCGGCGGGCGACCCCGGCCCAGGACCCGACCCCGCCCCGACCACGACCCCCTGGCCAGGGACCCGACACGAGTGCCAAGGAGACCTGCCAGACCCCACAACGGGCCAAACGGAGACCCCGGGCCAGGACGCCGTTAACACGAGGCCGACCACGGCCCATTGCCAGGACCCGACCACGAGGGGTCTACGTCGACCCCGCGCCAGGACCTCCGACCACGAGGCCGGACGGCGTACGGACAGTGTATGGCCACACGGGGCCAACGGCGACCCCGGCCAGACCTCGACCACGAGGCCGACGGCGACATTCGGCCGGGACCCGAACCACGAGGTCCTAACCAGGACCACGGCCATAATCGACCACGCGGCCACCGACCCCTTGCAGGAACGACCATCGAGGCCGACGGGACCCGAAACCGCACAAGCCCAGTCCTGCCCCTGA
- the LOC117333884 gene encoding glycine-rich protein 5-like, protein MCGLWGWLGVGGWGGFGGGWGKGLGLGGGPGGLGFWGGSGGVGGFGLVGGAGFGGRGAWLGVVCRGRSACGRAPGGVVWVWFYAGWGRVG, encoded by the exons ATGTG TGGTTTGTGGGGGTGGTTAGGTgtggggggttgggggggttTTGGTGGTGGGTGGGGAAAGGGTTTGGg CCTGGGTGGGGGTCCGGGGGgtttggggttttggggggggtcTGGGGGGGTTGGTGGTTTTGGGTTGGTAGGGGGGGCGGGGTTTGGGGGGCGGGGTGCCTGGCTTGGGGTGGTTTGCCGGGGTCGGTCGGCCTGTGGTCGGGCCCCTGGCGGGGTCGTGTGGGTGTGGTTTTATGCGGGGTGGGGTCGTGTGGGGTAG